A single genomic interval of Arthrobacter methylotrophus harbors:
- a CDS encoding nucleoside triphosphate pyrophosphatase: MTRLILASQSPARTKLLKEAGIYHEVLVSDVDEDAVQARYGLTDAHDTALLLARAKAEAVASLPDAEGALVIGCDSVFEFDGESHGKPYTVDVAKERMLRMSGSQGVLHTGHWLVDCRETAADVDDGETADGTGATVGAVSSAEVHFTEMSEQDIDAYIATGEPLHCAGSFTIDGLGGAFIRKVDGDPHAVVGLSISTLRDLLGQANVGITELWTQDASERES; this comes from the coding sequence GTGACCCGATTGATCCTGGCTTCCCAGTCCCCTGCCCGCACCAAACTCCTCAAAGAGGCCGGCATCTACCACGAGGTACTCGTCTCGGATGTGGACGAGGACGCGGTGCAAGCCCGGTACGGCTTGACCGACGCGCATGACACAGCGCTCCTCCTGGCCCGCGCCAAGGCCGAAGCCGTCGCCTCCCTGCCCGACGCCGAGGGGGCCTTGGTCATCGGCTGCGATTCGGTATTCGAGTTCGACGGCGAATCCCACGGCAAGCCCTACACTGTGGACGTCGCCAAGGAACGGATGTTGCGCATGAGCGGCTCCCAGGGCGTCCTCCACACCGGGCATTGGCTGGTGGACTGCCGCGAAACCGCGGCGGACGTGGACGACGGCGAGACGGCCGACGGCACCGGCGCAACAGTCGGCGCCGTATCCAGCGCAGAAGTCCACTTTACGGAGATGAGCGAACAGGATATCGACGCCTACATCGCAACGGGAGAGCCCTTGCACTGCGCCGGGTCCTTCACGATCGACGGCTTGGGCGGGGCCTTCATCCGCAAGGTCGACGGCGACCCGCACGCCGTCGTCGGGCTCTCCATCTCGACCCTCCGCGATCTCCTCGGGCAAGCGAACGTTGGAATCACCGAACTTTGGACTCAAGACGCCTCTGAAAGAGAATCGTAA